In Paralcaligenes sp. KSB-10, the following are encoded in one genomic region:
- the phnL gene encoding phosphonate C-P lyase system protein PhnL — protein MSNLIEVQELTKTFTLHQQHGVVLKVLRALSFAVQAGECLVLHGRSGAGKSTLLRTLYGNYLPAGGSIRIRHHGGIREMVGANPREILAMRRATLGYVSQFLRVIPRVPCLNVVMEPALARGWPRPRAEERARALLARLNIPERLWALAPGTFSGGEQQRVNIARGLMVEWPILLLDEPTASLDDTNRQVVLELIAEAKEAGSAVIGIFHDRAVRDVVADRFLDMSAEEPEYAC, from the coding sequence ATGAGTAATCTAATTGAAGTTCAGGAACTGACCAAGACATTTACCCTGCATCAACAGCATGGGGTGGTGCTCAAGGTGCTGCGCGCGCTCAGCTTTGCGGTACAGGCGGGGGAGTGCCTGGTCTTGCATGGACGTTCGGGCGCTGGAAAATCCACGTTGCTGCGTACTTTGTACGGCAATTACCTGCCGGCGGGCGGCAGCATACGGATCAGGCATCACGGGGGAATCCGCGAAATGGTCGGCGCGAATCCACGCGAAATTCTGGCCATGCGACGGGCGACGCTGGGCTATGTAAGCCAATTCTTGCGCGTCATTCCGCGCGTGCCATGCCTGAATGTGGTCATGGAACCGGCTTTGGCGCGCGGCTGGCCGCGGCCTCGGGCGGAAGAACGGGCCCGGGCCTTGCTGGCCCGCCTGAATATTCCCGAACGCCTTTGGGCATTGGCGCCCGGCACATTTTCGGGAGGAGAGCAGCAACGGGTCAATATTGCGCGCGGCCTGATGGTGGAGTGGCCGATTCTTCTGCTGGATGAGCCCACCGCCTCGCTGGACGACACCAATCGCCAGGTGGTGCTTGAACTGATTGCCGAAGCGAAAGAGGCCGGTTCGGCCGTGATTGGAATATTTCATGATCGTGCTGTGCGTGATGTCGTGGCCGATCGTTTTCTGGATATGAGTGCCGAGGAGCCTGAATATGCTTGCTGA
- the phnK gene encoding phosphonate C-P lyase system protein PhnK has product MNAHVQAAAVVGDVDEALLSVRDLTLLYGPEKGCQGISFDLYPGEVLGIVGESGSGKSTLLGALSGRCLPDRGQVCYRNRDSQWMDLYTASEAQRRTLLRTEWGFVEQNPRDGLRMGVSAGANIGERLMAQGMRHYGQLRRAALDWLTHVEIDPERVDDLPRTFSGGMQQRLQIARNLVSSPRLIFMDEPTGGLDVSVQAHLLDLLRGLVRELQLSVVIVTHDLAVARLLADRLLVMRRSRVVEAGLTDQVLDDPQHAYSQLLVSSVLQP; this is encoded by the coding sequence ATGAACGCTCATGTACAGGCGGCCGCGGTGGTGGGCGATGTCGACGAGGCCCTTTTATCGGTGCGCGATCTGACTTTGTTGTATGGGCCCGAAAAGGGCTGCCAGGGTATCTCTTTCGATCTGTATCCGGGCGAAGTTCTGGGTATTGTCGGAGAGTCCGGATCTGGAAAATCCACGTTGCTTGGGGCCTTGTCGGGGCGCTGCCTGCCGGATCGCGGTCAGGTCTGCTACCGCAACCGCGACTCTCAATGGATGGATCTTTATACGGCCAGCGAGGCACAGCGCCGGACTTTGCTGCGTACCGAATGGGGGTTCGTCGAGCAAAACCCGCGCGACGGCCTGCGCATGGGTGTTTCGGCCGGAGCGAATATAGGCGAGCGCCTGATGGCGCAAGGCATGCGCCATTACGGCCAGTTGCGCCGCGCGGCGCTGGACTGGCTGACGCATGTGGAAATCGACCCGGAGCGCGTCGATGATTTGCCGCGCACATTTTCAGGAGGCATGCAGCAGCGTTTGCAGATTGCGCGCAATCTGGTTTCCAGCCCGCGCCTGATCTTCATGGATGAGCCCACCGGCGGCCTGGATGTATCGGTACAGGCGCACCTGCTCGATCTGTTGCGGGGCCTGGTGCGAGAACTGCAGCTATCGGTGGTGATCGTCACTCACGACCTGGCCGTGGCGCGCTTGCTGGCCGATCGTTTGCTGGTGATGCGCCGGTCGCGTGTGGTCGAGGCCGGGCTGACCGACCAGGTGCTTGACGACCCGCAGCATGCCTACAGCCAATTGCTGGTTTCTTCTGTATTGCAGCCATAA
- a CDS encoding alpha-D-ribose 1-methylphosphonate 5-phosphate C-P-lyase PhnJ: protein MSEQLQEIKPVGEGYNFAYLDEQTKRMIRRGLLKAVAIPGYQVPFGGREMPLPYGWGTGGMQVTAAILGRDDVLKVIDQGADDTTNAVSIRRFFTRTAGVASTERTVEASVIQTRHRVPETALRADQIMVYQVPIPEPLRFIEPSDTETRAMHGLNDYGVMHVKLYEDIATFGHIATSYAYPVMVDGRYVMDPSPIPKFDNPKLHRSPALMLFGAGREKRLYAVPPYTGVESLDFEDHPFEIQKWDQCCALCGSAESYLDELIVDDRGSKQFVCSDTDYCHQRRTAQEEMQ, encoded by the coding sequence ATGAGCGAACAGCTGCAGGAGATCAAACCGGTGGGCGAGGGCTACAACTTTGCCTATCTGGATGAGCAAACCAAGCGCATGATCCGCCGCGGCCTGCTCAAGGCCGTGGCGATTCCCGGTTACCAAGTACCGTTTGGCGGCCGTGAAATGCCCTTGCCTTATGGTTGGGGTACAGGCGGCATGCAAGTAACGGCGGCCATCCTGGGCCGCGACGATGTGCTGAAAGTCATAGACCAGGGGGCCGACGATACAACCAATGCCGTGTCGATCCGGCGTTTCTTCACCCGGACGGCGGGCGTTGCCAGCACCGAACGCACTGTCGAGGCTTCGGTCATCCAGACTCGTCACCGGGTACCGGAAACGGCCCTGCGCGCGGATCAAATCATGGTGTACCAGGTGCCTATTCCAGAGCCATTGCGCTTTATCGAGCCATCCGATACCGAGACGCGTGCCATGCACGGCCTTAATGACTACGGGGTGATGCATGTCAAGCTTTATGAGGACATTGCCACCTTCGGCCATATCGCCACCAGCTATGCGTATCCGGTCATGGTCGATGGGCGCTATGTGATGGATCCATCCCCCATACCAAAATTCGACAATCCGAAGCTGCACAGGAGTCCGGCGCTCATGCTGTTCGGCGCAGGTCGCGAAAAGCGCCTGTATGCCGTGCCGCCCTATACCGGGGTGGAGAGCCTGGATTTCGAGGATCATCCGTTCGAGATCCAGAAATGGGATCAATGCTGCGCCTTGTGCGGCAGCGCCGAATCGTATCTCGATGAGCTGATTGTCGACGACAGGGGCAGCAAGCAGTTTGTGTGTTCGGACACCGACTACTGTCATCAGCGGCGCACGGCGCAGGAGGAGATGCAATGA
- a CDS encoding carbon-phosphorus lyase complex subunit PhnI translates to MYVAVKGGEKAIDNAHALLARKRRGDVAIPELAIAQIRQQMPLAVARVMAEGSLYDEELAALAIKQAAGDLLEAIFLLRAYRTTLPRFIASVPLQTETMELSRRISATYKDLPGGQLLGPTFDYTHRLLDFSLLVEGGSPMPAEHERAVPEPCPRVVDILASEGLISTEIDAQERVPDITREPLDFPADRAQRLQALARGDEGFLLALGYSTQRGYGRNHPFAGEIRVGLVEVWVEPEELGFAVPVGDIEITECEMINQFVGNQDQEPQFTRGYGLAFGYSERKAMGMALVDRALRAPEYKEDIESPAQQEEFVLMHCDNVEAAGFVSHLKLPHYVDFQSELELIRKLRRPAVDGTAGLQEKQA, encoded by the coding sequence ATGTACGTAGCCGTCAAAGGTGGCGAAAAGGCCATCGATAACGCCCATGCGCTGCTGGCCCGAAAGCGCCGTGGCGATGTTGCGATTCCGGAACTGGCAATTGCACAGATTCGCCAGCAGATGCCCCTGGCGGTAGCCAGGGTCATGGCAGAAGGCTCTTTATATGACGAAGAACTGGCAGCGCTGGCCATCAAACAGGCCGCGGGCGATTTGCTCGAAGCCATATTTCTGTTGCGCGCCTATCGCACAACCCTGCCGCGCTTTATCGCCAGCGTGCCGTTGCAGACCGAGACCATGGAACTGAGCCGGCGAATCTCGGCCACATACAAGGATCTGCCAGGCGGACAACTGCTCGGCCCCACTTTTGACTACACCCATCGCTTGCTGGATTTTTCCCTGCTCGTCGAGGGCGGATCGCCCATGCCGGCCGAGCACGAAAGGGCTGTGCCCGAACCCTGCCCCCGCGTAGTGGATATATTGGCCAGTGAAGGCTTGATCTCCACTGAAATCGATGCTCAAGAACGGGTGCCCGATATCACGCGGGAGCCGCTGGATTTTCCGGCCGACCGGGCCCAGCGTCTACAGGCGCTGGCGCGGGGCGATGAAGGCTTTCTGCTGGCGCTGGGCTATTCCACGCAGCGCGGCTACGGCCGCAATCACCCATTTGCCGGCGAAATTCGCGTAGGACTGGTGGAGGTGTGGGTAGAGCCCGAAGAATTGGGCTTTGCTGTGCCTGTAGGCGATATCGAAATCACCGAGTGCGAAATGATCAATCAGTTCGTCGGCAACCAGGACCAGGAGCCGCAGTTTACGCGAGGTTATGGCCTGGCCTTCGGCTATTCCGAGCGCAAGGCCATGGGCATGGCACTGGTGGATCGTGCGCTGCGGGCGCCGGAATACAAGGAAGACATTGAGTCGCCCGCCCAGCAGGAAGAGTTCGTGCTGATGCATTGCGATAACGTCGAAGCGGCTGGTTTTGTGTCGCATCTGAAATTGCCGCATTACGTGGATTTCCAATCGGAGCTGGAACTGATACGCAAATTGCGCCGACCTGCCGTCGATGGCACGGCCGGCCTTCAGGAGAAGCAGGCATGA
- the phnH gene encoding phosphonate C-P lyase system protein PhnH produces the protein MAGTFLEPAFHDAVQESQRTFRAALKAMSEPGLIQSLGNAPALGILQPATYALCLTLFDGDTPVWLAPAFDTPQVRANLAFHCACPIVDEREQAVFSVIGDEELNDLAAFDQGSDRDPDRSCTLVAQLQNLEQGAPTRWQGPGIAAERIVRLPVPDGYWQQRKAAHAFPRGLDVFFTAGRMLVGLPRSTRVLHSMQEVL, from the coding sequence ATGGCCGGCACTTTTCTCGAACCGGCTTTCCACGATGCCGTGCAGGAATCACAGCGTACTTTTCGGGCCGCTCTCAAAGCCATGTCCGAGCCCGGCTTGATCCAGAGCCTGGGCAATGCGCCGGCGCTGGGTATTCTCCAGCCCGCCACGTATGCATTGTGCCTGACCTTGTTCGACGGCGACACCCCGGTCTGGCTGGCGCCGGCCTTCGATACGCCTCAGGTCCGGGCGAATCTGGCTTTCCATTGTGCCTGCCCGATTGTGGACGAGCGTGAACAGGCGGTTTTTTCTGTGATAGGCGATGAGGAACTGAACGATCTGGCCGCTTTCGACCAAGGCTCCGATCGGGATCCGGACCGCTCGTGCACTCTGGTGGCGCAGTTGCAGAATCTGGAGCAGGGCGCACCGACGCGATGGCAGGGGCCGGGTATTGCCGCCGAGCGGATAGTGCGCCTGCCGGTTCCCGATGGCTATTGGCAGCAGCGCAAGGCAGCACATGCTTTCCCCAGGGGGTTGGATGTGTTTTTTACGGCGGGCCGGATGTTGGTCGGACTGCCCCGCAGCACGCGAGTGCTGCATTCCATGCAAGAGGTACTGTAA